The Radiobacillus deserti genomic interval TTTTTCCCGTAGTTCTGATTTATTTCCTTTACGGTCCAATTCCTTATGCGAGTCTTTTGCGGCATCGTATGCTTGATAAAATATATAACCTCCGAATGCAAGAACTAGAATTAAAGTAAAAAGGAAAGTTAAAAGTATGGCTTTTTTTAATTTCCGTTTCTTTTGTTGCTTTCTAACTTTTGTGCGTTTGTTTTGTTCCAAAACAATCCAACTCTCCTATATAATGAATAAAAGTTATTTTTTGTTATAAAACAGTCTCTTTTACATATTTTACAGGAGAATAAAAAAAAATACATTCCATTTATATGAAAAAAGGAAAAAAGTCCTATGTCAAAAGTCGTATAAATAAGTCGAATGGTATCAGAAAAGGGAGACAATTTTGTCTCCCTTTTCTTAATCTTGTTTTTCAATGTCAAACATTGCGTTAAGAATTTGCCAATTTTGTGGGAATGCCAGCCCTAGTTTCCAATAACTGATACCACGTAAACCAAGCTCCCGAATGAGGTTAAATTTAGTTAGAATGGAACGGGCATCTTCAAACCATACTTCGTGTTGTTTCCCTTCTGCATCGTAATAGTTAAAAAAGGGTGCTTGTGCTTCCTCGTCATAGGAAATGGCTACATTTTCTTGTAAGGCGAGTTGAATGGCTTGTTGAGGACTAAGTGCTTTTGCATATTCGCCACCCGCCACAAAAGGTAACGTCCAATCATATCCGTACAAGTTTTGCCCGAGCATAATTTTATTGGCAGGCATCTCCGTTAAGGCATACTCTACCACTTCACGAACAGGTCCAATCGGAGAAACAGCTTGAGCCGGACCACCACTATATCCCCATTCATACGTCATTAATACAACAAAGTCAGCAATTTCTCCATGAGCTGCATAGTCATGTGCTTCATACCAAGCCCCTTCTTGCGTGGCACTTGTTTTAGGGGCTAAAGCAGTAGACATTAATAATCCAGCAGCAGAAAGTCGATTTTTTGCTTTTCTTAAAAATTGATTATAATCTTCTCGATTAGCAGGTGGTAAATATTCAAAATCAAAGTGAACGTCCCCGAACCCAACGGCTTGAGCGGTAGAGATAATATTATCAAGTAGAGTATCTTGGACCGTCGCATTTGTCACGATTAATTGTCCAAGCTCATCACTAAATTCACCATCTTCTAGATTCGTCACAACCATCATAAGAGCTACGTTATTTTGCTCGGCAATCGCTTTAAAGTTATCTAACGGAGGAGCGATTAGACTCCCATCACGACTAACTCGATAACTAAATGGAGCTAAATACGTTAAATATGGAGCGTTTTTCTCAGCTGTATTAATTAGCGCATCGGAAACAGTTCCCCCAAGTGGCTCTATATAAGCATTGACCTCTATGCTTCGCTGTTCAGGCTGTGGAATATATATTCTTGTCCCTACCTCTAAAGGTTGATCAACGGGAATGTTATTGATTCGAGCAAGTTCTCTGTAATCAATGCCAAATCGCTGCCCAATGCTGTATAAGGTATCACCTGAACGTACTTCATAAAACTCCCCAATAATGGGAATGTACAAGGCTTGCCCAACAACAAGTGGGTCGGCTTGATTTAACTCATTAGCGGCGGCAATTGCGTCTACCGTAGTGCCGTAGCGTCTTGCTATATTATAGAGCGTATCTCCTGGACTCACGACATGGATTTGCACCTTCTATTCCTCCCCTTTCCTTTCTTCTCATTTGTTAGCCTATGAAATGGGGAGGATTTTGGTTCTTTCTTTTGACATTTAGTTTTTTCGAAATTGGAGGTCACATCATTTTTTGGTAGACTAAATGCATATTAATAGTAGAAGAGTGATAAAATGAACGATACGTATTATATGCAGCTAGCATTAAAGGAAGCGAGGAAGGCAGCCGAAATAGGGGAAGCACCGATTGGGGCTGTGATTGTGCATAAGGATAATGTCATTGCCAAAGCATACAACTTCCGTGAAGTAGAGCAAATAACGGCATCTCACGCGGAAATGATTGCGATTGAAAAGGCTAATCGAGAGGTTGGGAGCTGGAGGCTAGAGGAATGTACCCTATATATTACATTGGAGCCTTGCCCGATGTGTGCCGGTACTATTGTACAAGCACGGATACCTCGTGTAGTGTTTGGGGCATATGACCCAAAAGCTGGGTGTGCAGGATCCATTATAAATTTGTTACAACAGCCGCAATTTAATCATCAAGCGGAAGTAGTCGGTGGAGTTCTTCAAAAAGATTGCGGGGATATCCTTCGTTCCTTTTTTAAAGGAATACGGGAAAGAAAAAAGAATTAGTTAGAATCCTTACAGGAAATATTTACAGGATGAGAGCCATTGCATTTTTCTATAAAACTAGATATACTTGTACATGCGCTATACGAAGCGCCTTAAAAATTGGTAGCAACTTTGCCGTGCTAGGTGGGGAGGTAGCGGTGCCCTGTACTCGCAATCCGCTATAGCGAGACTGAATTCCCATCCGAGGTAGTTCGGCTTTAAGGTCTGCCTTAAGGGATTGATGTTGACACCCGGGTCCTGCGCAACAGGAACCCGTGAATCCTGTCAGGTCCGGAAGGAAGCAGCAGTAAGCGGTGCTTTCTGTGTGCCGCAGGGAAGCCTGGGTCGAGTCATGAACTTAAGTAACGCTTAGGGCTGTTCTATCGAAGATGGGTGCACGGTTTTATACATATAATAGAAATCGAAACCTCTTATTCCGCGTGAATATAGAGGTTTTTATATTTTATAGCAAAAATATAACTTTCTCTACATATTACCAAGTGAATGACTATTGCAATTCTTAAGAGTGGAAGGTTCCCTTTCTACAAGTATTTCAGGTATAATGACAGTAATGTAATTACATTAGGTTAGGAGAACACAAATGACTTACCAAGCACTGTATCGTGTATGGCGACCGAGAAGCTTTGTCGATGTCGTTGGACAATCCCATATCACCAGAACGTTACAAAATGCTATCGTACAAGAAAAATTTACGCACGCTTATCTGTTTTCTGGTCCACGTGGTACAGGGAAGACAAGTGCTGCTAAGATTTTTGCGAAAACGATAAACTGTGAACGTTCTCCCGTCAAAGAACCTTGTAATGAGTGTGATGCCTGTCGAGGTATTCAAGATGGGTCGATTTCTGATGTGATTGAAATCGACGCTGCTTCTAATAACGGAGTAGAACAAATTCGAGATATTCGGGATAAAGTTAAATATGCACCGAGTGCCGTTCCGTATAAAGTTTATATTATAGATGAAGTCCATATGCTATCTATAGGAGCTTTTAATGCCTTATTAAAAACGTTAGAAGAGCCGCCTAAGCATGTCATTTTTATTTTGGCCACTACAGAGCCGCACAAAATTCCGTTAACCATTATTTCAAGGTGTCAACGATTTGACTTTAAACGTATTACACAACATTCTATAGTGGACAGAATGCAACAAATTATAGAAGCAGAAGGAATTACGGTAAGTCGAGAAGCTTTAGAAGCAGTTGCTATTTCTGCAGAAGGTGGAATGCGTGATGCGCTTAGTCTTCTGGACCAAGCCATTTCATATAGTGAGAATGAGGTTACGATAGAGGATGTTCTTGCTGTAACCGGTGCGGTTTCACAAAATGCTATTTTGCAAATTATTTCGAGCATATATGAAAAGGAAATTCAACAAGCGCTTCAATTAGTGGATCATTTCATTCAAGAAGGAAAAGATCCAGGGCGATTTGTGTTCGACTTGATTTATTACTTGCGTGATTTACTTTTATACCAGAGTGCGCAAGGTTTAGGAGAAATCCTGGAGCGTGCTGTTTTAAATGATACCTTTAAGGAGCTTGCCGAAAGGATAAACCCTACTTGGATTCAAGAGGCTATTTCCTATTTAAATGAATGTCAGCAAGAAATGAAATGGACAAATAGTCCAAAGGTCTTTATTGAAATTGCTATTTTAAAAATGGCAGATATTCAAGCGGGTGAAACGGATTCGGTCTTTGATCATGAGGTCATACAGCGGTTGGAGCAAAAAATCATTCATTTAGAAAAAGAATTAAATAATCTAAAAGAAAATCCTCCACAAGGTAGTAGTCAGCCTTCAGCACCTGCACCTAAACGAAATCAATCGAGAGCAACGAAGAATAGCTATAAAGTACCTTACGAGCGAATACGTCAAGTGCTAAGCGAGGCATCAAAAACGGATTTGAAAGCGGTCCAAGAAAACTGGGCACGATTTATGGATGTATTAAAAAAACAAAATGCACCTGCCCATGCAACTATTTTGAATAGTAAACCGAGAGCTGCTTCGGATAAAGCTTTAGTAGTTGCCTTTCGGTATGAGATTCATTGTTCACTTGCTTTGGACCATAAACAAACGATAGAATCTTTAATAGCGGACACTGTTGGGAAGGAGTTAGCACTCATCCCGATTCCGGAAGCGGATTGGCAAGAAATTCGAGAAGACTTTGTGAAGAAACAACGTCAACAAGAAGCAGGAGAAAACGGGGACTTGGTTGAAGAAGATCCAGTCGTAACGGAAGCAAGAAAGCTTTTTGGAGACGATTTATTAGAAATTCATGATCAATAAAAAGGAGGGGTTTCCATGCGTGGTGGTGGAAATATGAATAAAATGATGAAGCAGATGCAAAAAATGCAAAAGGATATGATGAAAGCTCAAGAAGAGCTTCAAGAAATGACTTTTGAAGCAACTGCTGGCGGTGGAATGGTAAAAGTTATTGCCAATGGTAAAAAAGAAATCGTAGATATAGAAATTAATGAAGAGGTAGTAGATCCTGATGATGTGGAAATGCTACAAGATTTGATTATTTCAGCAACGAATGAAGTGTTAAAACAAGTAGATGATAAAACAAACGATACAATGGGACAATTTACGAAGGGGTTAAATTTACCTGGAGGAATGTTCTAGGAGGGATGGTTTTGTATGTATTATCCTGAACCGATATCTAAGCTGATAGACAGCTTTACAAAACTGCCAGGAATCGGACCGAAAACTGCGGTTCGTCTGGCTTTTTTTGTTTTAAATATGAAAGAAGATGATGTGTTAGACTTTGCAAAAGCGTTAGTGAATGCTAAGCGGGAGCTAACTCACTGTTCTATCTGTGGACATATTACCGATGAGGATCCCTGTGCCATTTGCCAAGATGACTCACGAGATAGTTCTTTAATTTGTGTGGTCCAAGACCCGAAAGATGTTATTGCAATGGAAAAGATGAAGGAATTTCGAGGAAAGTATCATGTGCTTCACGGTGCAATTTCTCCGATGGATGGAATTGGTCCAGAGGATATTAATGTCCCTTCTTTATTAAACCGATTAAAGGATGAAGAGGTAAAAGAATTAATTTTGGCCACAAATCCAAATATAGAAGGAGAGGCAACAGCAATGTATATTTCTAGATTAGTGCGCCCCTCCGGTATTAAAACAACTCGTATTGCACATGGTTTACCGATGGGTGGAGATTTGGAATATGCAGATGAGGTAACGTTATCCAAAGCTTTAGAAGGAAGACGTGAACTGTAATTTCCTTATGGAAGGTGATCCACATGTTTGGAAAAAAGATAAAGCGAAAAGACATAGACGAGCAACTATTGAATAGAACCTATCAATTAAAAGATGAATGGATGAGCTTGAAATCGATTATAGAAAAAAGTGTGGAGCCGAGCGAGCAAGGACTAATCGATCTTGCTATTGCAGAAGCGAAGTACTTCTATCTATTGAAAGAAGCAAGACACAGACAAATAAGTGCGCGGATGTAATTTTATGATAGAAAGAAGTTCTTTTTCCTCTATTGCCCACATACATTGAAATAGTAAAGGACAAGTCTAAAGGGGGAAAAGAATTGGATGCTACAGTAGTCATTATAGGTGTCGTTGCATTAATTGCGATTCTCTTAATAGTCGGTGCACCATTAAAACCAATGCGGTTCTTAGCAAAAGGTACAGTAAAGCTAGTTATAGGGGTTTTGTTTTTATTCTTTTTCAATGTTTTTGGTGCATCCCTTGGCTTACATGTACCGATAAACATTTTTACAGCTGTGGTGGCAGGCTTTTTAGGAATACCAGGATTAGCTTCTTTAACAGCTGTTCATATCTTTATTTTATAAGGGCCGGCGGGCTCTGTTTTTTTGCCCGATACAGGAAAAAATTGGAGTGTATAATACCGTTGACTATGTAGTGTAAACTTGTTATATTAATAGACGTCGCTTCGACAACATCTGATAAATGACGGTTGGAGTGGTGGAAATTCAAATAAAAAAGTTGTTGACTTATAAACGATATCTTGTTATGATATAAAAGTTGTCGCTGAAACAACAACGAAATAATTTTGATCCTTGAAAACTGAACAAAACAACCAGTATGTTAAGTAAGATTTTAGCTAGCTTTATTATTGAGTAAAGAACTCAAAACTCTATTGGAGAGTTTGATCTTGGCTCAGGACGAACGCTGGCGGCGTGCCTAATACATGCAAGTCGAGCGCGGGAAGCTATCTGACCCCTTCGGGGTGACGATAGTGGAACGAGCGGCGGACGGGTGAGTAACACGTGGGTAACCTGCCTATGAGACTGGGATAACTCCGGGAAACCGGGGCTAATACCGGATAACACTTTTTCCTGCATGGGAGAAAGTTGAAAGGCGGCTTTTGCTGTCCCTTATAGATGGACCCGCGGCGCATTAGCTAGTTGGTAGGGTAACGGCCTACCAAGGCAAC includes:
- the tadA gene encoding tRNA adenosine(34) deaminase TadA, whose translation is MNDTYYMQLALKEARKAAEIGEAPIGAVIVHKDNVIAKAYNFREVEQITASHAEMIAIEKANREVGSWRLEECTLYITLEPCPMCAGTIVQARIPRVVFGAYDPKAGCAGSIINLLQQPQFNHQAEVVGGVLQKDCGDILRSFFKGIRERKKN
- a CDS encoding YbaB/EbfC family nucleoid-associated protein yields the protein MRGGGNMNKMMKQMQKMQKDMMKAQEELQEMTFEATAGGGMVKVIANGKKEIVDIEINEEVVDPDDVEMLQDLIISATNEVLKQVDDKTNDTMGQFTKGLNLPGGMF
- a CDS encoding YaaL family protein — its product is MFGKKIKRKDIDEQLLNRTYQLKDEWMSLKSIIEKSVEPSEQGLIDLAIAEAKYFYLLKEARHRQISARM
- the recR gene encoding recombination mediator RecR, which codes for MYYPEPISKLIDSFTKLPGIGPKTAVRLAFFVLNMKEDDVLDFAKALVNAKRELTHCSICGHITDEDPCAICQDDSRDSSLICVVQDPKDVIAMEKMKEFRGKYHVLHGAISPMDGIGPEDINVPSLLNRLKDEEVKELILATNPNIEGEATAMYISRLVRPSGIKTTRIAHGLPMGGDLEYADEVTLSKALEGRREL
- the dnaX gene encoding DNA polymerase III subunit gamma/tau; this encodes MTYQALYRVWRPRSFVDVVGQSHITRTLQNAIVQEKFTHAYLFSGPRGTGKTSAAKIFAKTINCERSPVKEPCNECDACRGIQDGSISDVIEIDAASNNGVEQIRDIRDKVKYAPSAVPYKVYIIDEVHMLSIGAFNALLKTLEEPPKHVIFILATTEPHKIPLTIISRCQRFDFKRITQHSIVDRMQQIIEAEGITVSREALEAVAISAEGGMRDALSLLDQAISYSENEVTIEDVLAVTGAVSQNAILQIISSIYEKEIQQALQLVDHFIQEGKDPGRFVFDLIYYLRDLLLYQSAQGLGEILERAVLNDTFKELAERINPTWIQEAISYLNECQQEMKWTNSPKVFIEIAILKMADIQAGETDSVFDHEVIQRLEQKIIHLEKELNNLKENPPQGSSQPSAPAPKRNQSRATKNSYKVPYERIRQVLSEASKTDLKAVQENWARFMDVLKKQNAPAHATILNSKPRAASDKALVVAFRYEIHCSLALDHKQTIESLIADTVGKELALIPIPEADWQEIREDFVKKQRQQEAGENGDLVEEDPVVTEARKLFGDDLLEIHDQ
- a CDS encoding glycoside hydrolase family 18 protein encodes the protein MQIHVVSPGDTLYNIARRYGTTVDAIAAANELNQADPLVVGQALYIPIIGEFYEVRSGDTLYSIGQRFGIDYRELARINNIPVDQPLEVGTRIYIPQPEQRSIEVNAYIEPLGGTVSDALINTAEKNAPYLTYLAPFSYRVSRDGSLIAPPLDNFKAIAEQNNVALMMVVTNLEDGEFSDELGQLIVTNATVQDTLLDNIISTAQAVGFGDVHFDFEYLPPANREDYNQFLRKAKNRLSAAGLLMSTALAPKTSATQEGAWYEAHDYAAHGEIADFVVLMTYEWGYSGGPAQAVSPIGPVREVVEYALTEMPANKIMLGQNLYGYDWTLPFVAGGEYAKALSPQQAIQLALQENVAISYDEEAQAPFFNYYDAEGKQHEVWFEDARSILTKFNLIRELGLRGISYWKLGLAFPQNWQILNAMFDIEKQD
- a CDS encoding pro-sigmaK processing inhibitor BofA family protein: MDATVVIIGVVALIAILLIVGAPLKPMRFLAKGTVKLVIGVLFLFFFNVFGASLGLHVPINIFTAVVAGFLGIPGLASLTAVHIFIL